Proteins found in one Pantoea cypripedii genomic segment:
- a CDS encoding HalD/BesD family halogenase: protein MSGSLVRLDLHPLADHDWRQRCREQLNQSGALVLRQFLLPAALQAIINEGDAQRHLAYHTRSKHNVYLMKPDEAFSPEHPRNRDVISTKGCITDDAIAAESPLRQLYNDALFKSFLCEVLGEEALYPYADPLSSINLHYAPDGQELGWHFDNSSFAITLLVQKPLAGGVFQYVKDLRDADAGEMNFAGVEAVLDERQPVEALAIDAGDLVLFRGRNSLHRVTPTEGDVTRMLAVLAYNTQPGIALSETARMTFYGRL, encoded by the coding sequence ATGTCTGGCTCCCTTGTTCGTCTGGATCTGCATCCGCTGGCCGATCACGACTGGCGTCAACGCTGTCGTGAGCAATTAAACCAATCTGGCGCGCTGGTTCTGCGTCAGTTTTTACTACCCGCGGCATTGCAGGCGATCATTAATGAAGGTGATGCGCAACGCCATCTGGCTTACCACACCCGCAGCAAACATAATGTTTATCTGATGAAGCCTGATGAGGCTTTCAGCCCTGAGCATCCGCGTAATCGTGATGTGATCAGTACCAAAGGTTGTATCACCGATGATGCCATCGCTGCTGAATCACCACTGCGTCAGCTTTATAATGATGCCCTGTTCAAAAGTTTCCTGTGTGAGGTGCTGGGTGAAGAAGCGCTGTATCCCTACGCTGACCCCCTTTCCTCCATCAACCTCCACTACGCGCCTGACGGCCAGGAACTGGGCTGGCACTTCGACAACTCCTCATTTGCCATCACTTTGTTGGTACAGAAACCACTGGCTGGCGGCGTATTTCAGTACGTAAAAGATTTGCGGGATGCTGATGCCGGTGAGATGAACTTTGCGGGTGTCGAGGCTGTGCTGGATGAACGCCAGCCGGTTGAGGCGCTGGCGATTGATGCCGGTGATTTGGTGCTCTTTCGTGGTCGTAATTCCCTGCATCGCGTGACCCCTACCGAAGGGGATGTCACGCGGATGCTGGCGGTGCTGGCGTACAACACTCAGCCGGGTATTGCCTTATCCGAAACAGCACGTATGACGTTTTACGGCAGGCTGTGA